The following proteins are encoded in a genomic region of Bicyclus anynana chromosome 12, ilBicAnyn1.1, whole genome shotgun sequence:
- the LOC112057090 gene encoding membrane alanyl aminopeptidase-like — protein MSVQAFRWLTLILGVTLCLGVFTLSPIPVPGEDEWEEFGRMMRNPLYRLPTTTKPSRYEVSLTPYFNQIPSPNIAPFSFDGEVSVYITANEPDVKEIVMHCNDLTIESLQVTLNNVQVELANNTFTCEMPYSFLRIPLKDPLQVNQVYVVKSVFKGNLQQNMRGFYRSWYRDGGVISFNVCRWMGTTQFQPGHARQAFPCYDEPGFKATFDITIIRAADFSPTIANMPMKSNITLNNGRVAETFHTTPIMSTYLIAFIVSHYERISSGTNSERPFGIYARESAGRTGDYALEVGEKLLNQMEKFTDFPYYTMADKIDMKQAAIPDFSAGAMENWGLLTYREALILYDAQNVNHFYKQRIANIVSHEITHMWFGNLVTCAWWDNLWLNEGFARFYQYYLTHKVEPDFGYDIRFIPEQVHQAMMSDSVDSAVPMNNPAVNDPSSVSAHFSVITYARGASILRMTQHFLGNDTYTKGLRRYLKARAFDVAEPHHLFENLEAAAQEDNALAGYGGITIDSFFRSWSDKAGHPVLNVEINQRTGEMLVKQQRWERDTGVSQFSSLWEIPITWTRGGAPDFKNLKPSEVITGRTTSIKRGTLGLEWVIFNKQESGFYKVNYDQTNWNLITRALRSDERTVIHELNRAQIVDDVFNFARAGVMRYNRAFNILSFLEREDAYAPWDAARAGFNFALGRLASDSENLQKLQEEIIKLSTAVTDRLGYAEKEGEKFMDGLLRMNMLSFLCNVGHAQCEAAAKENFAKWRNGGHIPPNMRPWVYCSGLRQGTAEDFNYFWSRYEQEDVASETVVMINAAGCTRDQASLVKFLDAIVYVDNDNDIHKYVRPQDWSAAWSSAASGNPENAWRILEWLLNNIAKVQAANNSAATPISNIASRLQTEQELEAFTRWLEANRVALGSAYNTGINGVAATRNNHAWTRNRAGEFANYFETGYVEEEISEGGNDGGDSGGGDSGGGDSGGGGGGSPDGASMATFSVITLIATLVATLIA, from the exons ATGTCTGTCCAG GCATTCCGCTGGTTAACCCTCATTTTGGGGGTCACCCTGTGCCTGGGTGTCTTCACCCTAAGCCCCATACCAGTACCAGGGGAAGATGAGTGGGAGGAGTTCGGGAGGATGATGCGGAACCCTTTGTACCGACTACCCACCACAACCAAACCATCCAGATACGAAGTATCTTTGACACCATACTTCAATCAAATACCATCACCCAATATAGCGCCATTTAGTTTTGACGGAGAAGTTTCAGTTTATATAACAGCTAATGAACCTGACGTAAAAGAAATTGTCATGCATTGTAATGATCTAACTATTGAATCGTTGCAAGTAACTTTGAATAACGTTCAAGTGGAATTGGCAAATAATACTTTCACCTGTGAGATGCCATACAGCTTTCTAAGGATACCTTTGAAGGATCCGTTACAAGTTAATCAGGTATACGTAGTCAAGTCAGTATTCAAAGGGAACCTTCAACAGAACATGCGAGGCTTTTACAGAAGTTGGTACAGAGATGGAGGTGTAATAAG TTTCAATGTTTGCAGATGGATGGGCACTACACAGTTCCAGCCCGGACACGCTCGCCAAGCATTCCCTTGTTACGATGAACCAGGGTTCAAGGCTACCTTCGATATCACCATCATAAGGGCCGCAGACTTCAGCCCTACGATAGCTAACATGCCAATGAAGAGCAATATAAc CTTGAATAATGGCAGAGTAGCAGAAACGTTCCACACAACTCCGATTATGTCTACTTACTTGATCGCCTTCATTGTATCCCATTATGAAAGAATATCAAGCGGAACCAACTCTGAGCGTCCATTCGGTATTTACGCCAGAGAATCAGCTGGTAGGACCGGGGACTACGCTCTTGAGGTCGGAGAGAAACTCCTCAATCAGATGGAAAAGTTTACGGACTTCCCGTACTACACAATGGCGGATAAAATCGATATGAAACAAGCTGCGATTCCCGATTTTTCCGCTGGCGCTATGGAGAACTGGGGTCTTTTGACTTACAG agaGGCCTTGATTCTCTACGACGCACAAAACGTGAACCACTTCTACAAACAGCGTATTGCTAACATTGTGTCTCACGAAATCACTCATATGTGGTTCGGGAATTTGGTCACGTGCGCGTGGTGGGACAATCTTTGGCTGAACGAAGGATTCGCTAGATTCTACCAATACTACTTGACGCACAAG gttGAACCAGACTTCGGCTACGACATTCGTTTCATCCCAGAACAAGTACACCAAGCTATGATGTCAGATTCCGTCGACTCTGCCGTCCCCATGAACAACCCTGCAGTGAACGACCCTTCAAGTGTTTCCGCTCACTTCTCTGTCATAACCTACGCGAGAGGAGCATCTATATTGAGAATGACCCAACATTTCCTTGGCAACGATACCTATACCAAAGGCTTACGAAGATATCTGAAAGCAAG AGCTTTCGATGTCGCTGAGCCTCACCATCTATTTGAAAACCTTGAGGCGGCTGCACAGGAAGACAACGCACTGGCAGGCTATGGCGGCATCACCATAGACTCGTTCTTTAGATCCTGGTCAGATAAAGCAGGTCACCCAGTCCTAAACGTTGAAATTAACCAAAGAACCGGAGAAATGCTTGTCAAACAG CAACGATGGGAGCGAGATACAGGAGTTTCGCAGTTCTCAAGTCTCTGGGAGATACCAATAACATGGACAAGGGGAGGGGCACCAgactttaaaaatttaaaaccatcAGAAGTCATAACTGGAAGAACTACGTCAATAAAGAGGGGTACACTGGGCTTGGAGTGGGTAATCTTCAATAAACAAGAATCTG GTTTCTACAAAGTCAACTATGACCAAACCAACTGGAACCTCATCACGAGAGCTTTAAGAAGCGATGAGAGGACAGTTATCCATGAATTGAATCGAGCACAG ATTGTGGACGATGTTTTCAATTTCGCCCGCGCTGGTGTTATGCGTTACAACAGAGCCTTCAATATCCTCTCGTTTTTGGAGAGGGAGGATGCCTATGCACCATGGGATGCTGCTAGAGCAGGTTTCAATTTCGCATTAGGTagattagcatcagatagtgagAATTTACAAAAACTGCAG GAAGAAATTATCAAGTTAAGCACAGCTGTCACCGATCGTCTCGGCTACGCAGAAAAGGAAGGGGAAAAGTTTATGGATGGCTTGCTCCGAATGAATATGCTGAGTTTCCTCTGCAATGTGGGCCATGCCCAGTGTGAGGCTGCTGCGAAAGAGAACTTTGCGAAATGGAGGAATGGTGGACA TATCCCTCCCAATATGCGACCATGGGTATACTGCAGCGGACTTAGACAAGGAACAGCTGAAGACTTTAACTACTTCTGGAGCCGTTACGAACAAGAAGATGTGGCCAGTGAGACTGTAGTTATGATAAACGCAGCAGGATGCACGAGAGATCAAGCTAGTCTGGTCAAGTTTCTGGACGCCATAGTTTATGTAGACAACGATAACGACATTCACAAGTATGTGAGACCTCAGGACTGGAGTGCTGCATGGAGTTCAGCGGCATCAGGAAATCCAGAAAATGCCTGGAGAATTCTTGAATGGCTTTTAAATAACATTGCAAAAGTTCAAGCTGCCA aCAACAGTGCTGCAACACCCATAAGTAACATCGCTTCGCGGTTACAAACTGAGCAGGAACTTGAAGCG tTTACTAGGTGGCTAGAAGCAAATCGCGTAGCTCTTGGGTCGGCATATAACACTGGTATAAATGGTGTCGCCGCAACTAGAAATAACCACGCCTGGACGAGAAATCGTGCGGGCGAATTCGCCAATTACTTTGAAACTGGTTACGTTGAAGAGGAAATCAGTGAAGGCGGTAATGACGGTGGCGACAGTGGCGGTGGTGACAGCGGTGGTGGTGATTCAGGCGGAGGAGGAGGTGGCAGTCCTGACGGTGCAAGCATGGCTACATTCAGCGTTATTACTCTCATTGCAACTTTGGTTGCTACCTTAATAGCATAA
- the LOC112054480 gene encoding membrane alanyl aminopeptidase-like — protein MATMGLKMMAGTCLLFLLVGVAFAEPGDFPAEFEFMGYTTNIDTPKYRLKDTVQPRNIKVDLDVYLSESRFTGTVELEVETSENLTQIVMHQNVVAISAITVLDDGNQPVILQSPGSFDTDSYYEILIINFASTIPPGNYTITISYTGRINENPTDRGFYKGYYHDGNTVREYATTQFQPYHARKAFPCFDEPQFKCPFTIAITRDASLGPTYSNMAIERTDEITPNRIRETFLPTPVISAYLIAFHVSDFIATNSSAVDGKPLQIISRPGVTSQHPYAADMAMKITNGMDEYFDIDYYNMGQGQPMKNDHIALPDFPSGAMENWGMVNYREAYLLYDEEHTNVIDKIFIATILAHELAHKWFGNLVTCFWWSNLWLNESFASYFEHFGAHMADKDLELDNRFITSHVQRALGADASPSINAMNWSAVADNPSISAHFGTSSYVKGASVLRTMEHLLGYTTFRNGLRHYLKDNEYGIGYPVDMYNALRKAASEDASFQATYPGADIGEVLDSWVQTPGSPVVNVYVNMTSGLISLTQERFQLTGTPPDDLWHIPITWTHGGNVNFDNLKPTMIMSGKTGTLQNIPGHHWVILNLQHSGLYRVNYDDHNWEMLANQLRKDKNVIHRLNRAQITNDVLFFLRAGKIKAERAFDVLSFLKDESDYYVWFGPLAQLDWIRSRLEHLPKAHEEFSAYILDMFTGAIKELTYDEKENENIAVTQSRMQILNYACNLGHQGCISDSLNKWNAFRSDPEKLVPKNARRYVYCTGLRQGDASDYNFLFERYNTSQNTADMVVMLRTLACTKDEASLRHYLFQSMHSDKIRIHDRTNAFSFALQGNRENLEIVLDFLYKNFEEIRETYGGEARLSTAISALSSYLTDYRDIVQFQSWLYTNQVALGDSFSTGKGVISTAMNNLGWGNEAAKDVILATRGSSAAITASISLLLLALSAHILK, from the exons ATGGCCACAATGG GTCTTAAAATGATGGCTGGCACTTGTTTATTATTTCTCCTCGTTGGTGTTGCGTTTGCCGAACCCGGGGACTTCCCAGCAGAGTTTGAATTCATGGGATACACGACAAATATTGATACACCTAAATACAGATTGAAGGACACCGTCCAGCCTAGGAATATCAAAGTCGATCTTGATGTATATCTATCTGAGTCCCGCTTCACAGGCACGGTGGAACTTGAGGTTGAA acaTCGGAAAACTTAACTCAAATTGTTATGCATCAAAATGTTGTAGCCATATCGGCCATAACTGTATTAGACGACGGCAACCAGCCGGTGATATTACAAAGTCCGGGATCGTTTGACACTGATAGCTACTATGAAATACTGATAATTAACTTCGCTTCCACAATACCACCCGGCAATTATACTATAACAATCAGTTATACTGGACGAATCAACGAAAACCCTACCGATCGTGGATTTTATAAAGGCTATTACCATGACGGCAATACAGTTCG TGAATATGCCACAACACAGTTTCAACCTTACCACGCACGGAAAGCTTTCCCGTGCTTCGATGAACCTCAATTTAAATGTCCCTTCACAATTGCTATAACTCGTGACGCATCTCTTGGTCCCACATATTCCAACATGGCTATAGAGAGAACAGATGA AATAACACCAAACCGTATCCGCGAGACCTTCTTACCCACTCCAGTTATATCTGCCTACCTCATCGCCTTCCACGTTAGTGACTTTATAGCGACAAACAGTTCAGCAGTAGATGGCAAACCATTGCAAATCATATCTCGACCAGGAGTCACTAGTCAACATCCCTACGCTGCTGACATGGCAATGAAGATAACCAACGGAATGGATGAATATTTCGATATTGACTATTATAATATGGGCCAAGGACAACCCATGAAAAACGATCATATCGCACTACCAGACTTCCCATCCGGTGCCATGGAAAACTGGGGAATGGTGAATTATAG ggaaGCTTATCTACTTTATGATGAAGAGCATACGAATGTCATAGATAAAATCTTCATAGCCACGATACTGGCCCATGAGCTCGCGCACAAGTGGTTCGGAAACCTTGTCACATGTTTCTGGTGGAGTAATCTGTGGCTAAATGAATCTTTTGCCAGTTACTTCGAGCACTTTGGAGCACATATG GCGGATAAAGATCTGGAGCTGGATAACCGTTTTATTACCAGCCACGTACAAAGAGCCCTTGGTGCTGATGCAAGCCCATCCATTAACGCAATGAACTGGTCAGCGGTGGCAGATAACCCATCGATCAGTGCCCACTTCGGTACCTCCAGCTATGTCAAAGGAGCTTCAGTGTTGAGGACTATGGAGCATTTACTTGGTTACACGACTTTCAGAAATGGACTCAGACATTACTTGAAGGATAA TGAATACGGCATCGGCTACCCGGTAGATATGTACAATGCACTGAGGAAAGCGGCATCAGAAGACGCCTCATTCCAAGCAACTTACCCCGGCGCAGACATTGGAGAAGTTCTGGACAGCTGGGTCCAAACACCAGGGTCACCAGTTGTCAATGTTTATGTCAATATGACTAGCGGTCTTATCAGTTTGACTCAg GAACGTTTCCAACTAACTGGAACTCCACCGGATGATCTGTGGCATATCCCCATCACGTGGACGCATGGAGGAAACGTCAATTTTGATAATCTGAAGCCGACCATGATAATGTCGGGTAAAACTGGAACATTACAAAACATTCCTGGCCATCATTGGGTTATTCTAAATCTTCAGCATTcag GCTTATACCGAGTCAACTATGACGACCACAATTGGGAAATGCTCGCCAACCAACTGCGCAAAGACAAAAACGTTATCCACAGACTGAACAGAGCTCAG atTACAAATGACGTTCTATTTTTCCTCCGTGCTGGAAAAATCAAAGCCGAGCGCGCGTTCGATGTGCTATCCTTCTTGAAAGATGAGAGCGATTACTATGTGTGGTTCGGACCTTTGGCTCAGCTGGACTGGATTAGAAGCAGACTTGAGCATTTGCCGAAAGCTCACGAAGAATTTAGC gCTTATATTCTTGATATGTTTACTGGTGCTATCAAAGAATTGACCTATGATGAAAAGGAGAATGAGAATATCGCCGTTACCCAAAGTAGGATGCAGATCTTAAACTATGCATGCAATTTAGGCCACCAGGGTTGTATCAGTGACAGTCTTAATAAATGGAATGCCTTCAGATCTGATCCTGAAAAGCT AGTCCCTAAGAACGCTCGTCGATACGTCTACTGCACTGGTCTCCGTCAAGGCGATGCGTCTGACTACAACTTCCTCTTCGAAAGATACAACACTTCCCAGAACACCGCTGACATGGTCGTGATGTTACGGACTCTGGCGTGCACCAAGGACGAAGCTTCGTTGAGACA CTATCTGTTCCAGTCGATGCATAGCGATAAAATAAGAATTCACGACCGTACCAACGCCTTCAGCTTCGCTCTTCAGGGCAACAGAGAGAACCTCGAGATTGTACTTGACTTCTTGTACAAAAACTTTGAAGAAATTAGAGAGAC ATATGGCGGTGAAGCTAGACTGTCGACCGCTATAAGTGCTCTGTCATCTTACTTGACTGACTACAGAGACATTGTTCAG TTCCAATCTTGGCTGTACACCAACCAAGTAGCATTGGGCGATTCCTTCAGCACTGGCAAAGGAGTTATATCGACAGCAATGAACAACTTGGGCTGGGGCAACGAAGCTGCAAAGGATGTCATTTTAGCTACAAGAGGATCTTCTGCAGCCATCACAGCCTCCATTTCTTTACTCTTGCTAGCTCTAAGTGcacatattttgaaataa